GTGAACATGTCGAGAAACACCGGATCCGCAAAGGTGTAGTTGTTATGCGCCAGCGTCGTCCCAAACACCCGCCCCTTCCCATACGTGTTCACCCAGATCAGCGCGTGGCTCCGCTCCGTCTCCACCCACTGCCCGCTCCCGTCCTTCTTCTTGTCCGCCGCCGTCGCCAGCACCGTCGTATTCGAAAACACCTGGCTGATCGCGTACAGCTCCTCCGGCCCCGTCTTCCAGTCCGCCGGAAAACCCCGCAATATCGGATGCTCCGCCTTCACCAGCTTCACGTCCAGCGGATGCTGCGGGCCGTGTCCAAACGAGGCCACCCCCAGAAATTCCCGAAACACATTCGTCTTCAACGCCCGAAACGTGTGCATCGTGCAATGCACCACCACCGCCGGCACCCCCTCCCGATGCGGCTTGAGCACCCGCTCCACGTACTCCAAATCCTGGTCATCCGCAAAACATTCATTGTGGATCACCACATCATACCCCTTCGCCCAGTCCGGCTTCTGGTACAGGCTGTTCTCAATCCCCTGATACCGCGTCCCGCTCCCCCCGGCATGCACCACCGTGAACTCCACGTTCGCCCGCTGCTTCACCCCCGCCGGAATGATCTCCTTCTGCCGCTGATAATCGTGGCAGCACCCGCCGGTGATGTACAACACCTTGAGCGGCTCCGCCGCCCAGATCAGCCCCGCGCTCAGGGCCCAAAGCAATCCCACGTAAATGCGTGTCATCATCCCTTAACATATCCCTTCGCCCGCCCCCCGCCAAGCCTCTTTCGCCCCCCCGCTTTTCCTCCCCGCCTTGGACAGCCAATGTCCACCCCCTCATGCCATCCTCGGCCAAAACCACATGGATGTCCTATGACCAAAAAAGAACGCTTCATGACCTTTGTCTTCCTGGGGGCCATCGCCCGCGACCTCTCCCGCGGCACGCACGACTCCCAGCTCATCGCCCTCCAGGCCGATCAAATCCCCGAAACCGCCATCCCCTTGAACCCCTGGAATGCCGCCAAGGTCTTTCTCGCCTACGTGGACGGCCGCACCCACGCCCATCGCTGGATGCGCCTTCCGCGCGCGTGAATCTGCTCCCGGTTGAAAATTGCCGCCCCCCAAGGCATAATGGCGCCCGTGCATCCGCAGACTCAGGGTTTGACGCGGCGGCGTTTCCTCCAGCGCGCCTCGCGGGGCGCCGGCGCCCTCGCCCTCGCGGGCGCCGCCCAGCTCCTGGCTGCCTCCCGGGAACGCCTCCGCCTCCGCGTCGCCGTCATCGGCTGCGGCGGCGCGGGCACCGCCTGCGTCGGCGCCGCCGTCCACGAACGCCTCCTCGCCCTGGCGGATGTGGACGAACGCAAACTCGCCGCCGCCTGGCGCGCCGCCACCAGTTTCGGCCATCAACCCCGCGTCTTCCAGGACTACCGCCAATTGCTCGAAACCTGCGGCAACTCCCTCGAGGCCGTCTTCATCGCCACCCCCGACCATCACCACGCCCCCGCCGCCGCCCGCTGTCTGGCCCTCGGCATCCCTGTCTTTGTCGAAAAACCCCTCGCCCACAACCTCGCCGAGGCCCGCGCCCTCCGCCACGCCGCCCGCCGCGCCATGGTCCCCACCCAGATGGGCAACCAGGGCCACAGCCAGGACGGCTACCGCCTCCTCTGCGAACACC
The sequence above is drawn from the Verrucomicrobiia bacterium genome and encodes:
- a CDS encoding ThuA domain-containing protein, with the protein product MMTRIYVGLLWALSAGLIWAAEPLKVLYITGGCCHDYQRQKEIIPAGVKQRANVEFTVVHAGGSGTRYQGIENSLYQKPDWAKGYDVVIHNECFADDQDLEYVERVLKPHREGVPAVVVHCTMHTFRALKTNVFREFLGVASFGHGPQHPLDVKLVKAEHPILRGFPADWKTGPEELYAISQVFSNTTVLATAADKKKDGSGQWVETERSHALIWVNTYGKGRVFGTTLAHNNYTFADPVFLDMFTRGLLWACDKLDEAGRPKAGYGPVK